In Kwoniella dejecticola CBS 10117 chromosome 6, complete sequence, a genomic segment contains:
- a CDS encoding mitochondrial import inner membrane translocase subunit TIM10 encodes MSFLFGGGNRSVEGSVDPAKIEMAVAELDMITDVFNRLVNSCHTKCISQNPNNHRYVEGDLLKGESVCIDRCTAKFFEVNKKVGERMSAMGSAAQATGSFGR; translated from the exons ATGTCGTTTTTATTTGGTGGTGGAA ACCGATCGGTGGAAGGGTCAGTCGATCCTGCTAAGATCGAAATGGCAGTAGCGgagcttg ATATGATAACCGATGTCTT CAACCGCCTGGTCAATTCATGTCATACCAAATGTATCTCGCAAAACCCCAATAATCACCGATACGTCGAAGGTGATTTGTTGAAAGGGGAGAGTGTTTGTATAGATCGATGTACCGCTAAAttcttcgag GTCAACAAAAAGGTCGGCGAGAGGATGTCAGCTATGGGAAGTGCAGCTCAAGCTACTGGATCTTTCGGTCGATAA